In Cumulibacter soli, the genomic window TGCGCCCATCGGCGCGATATTGACCACGACGCGCGAGCCGGTGAACGCGGTCGCGACCTGGCTGTGCGGTCATTCACGGCGCTCGCGACCTCGGTGCACGGGTCCGTTCGGTGGCGTGACGCTGAGCACGCACACCGATGACGCCGACATCGCCGGCGCGTTCGTGTCATCGTGGATGGTCTGGCGTTCGCTGATCAGCCGGCTCGCATGCGGACCGAAGTATCCACGACACCCGCTACGGAAGTCCCCTGGCACGCGCCGCGGGCACTTACTGTGGAACGACGGTACCGCTGGGACCGCCGAATGATCGCGCGCCAAACGAACCTATCCAGATCTGCCGGAGGGCTTGAGTGAACGACGACCGCCGCGACGAACAGTCACTGCCGGACTCGCTGGACCCCAGACTCACCAAGCCCGTGCGCTCGCGCACGCAGCGTACGACGTCCTGGGTCCTGGCCGTACGCGTGTTGTGCGGTGTGCTGTCGGTGGTGCTACTGGGCGGAGCGGCGTACGGCACCGCGCTGCTGAACCGAATCCAAACCAGTGCGGGAACCCTGGACTCGACGGATGGCGAACATAACGTCGACCGCGTCGGCAACTTCGACGACGAGAACATCCTGGTGGTCGGCAATGATTCTCGTGACGGCTACAGCCAGGAAGATCTCGAAAAGATCGGCGCCAGCGACGAAGGGTCGATGGCCACGGACTCCATCATGCTGATCCACGTTCCTGCCAACGGTGAAAGCGCCAGCGTCGTGTCGTTCCCTCGCGATTCCTGGGTCGATATCCCCGGGTTCGGCGAGAGCAAGATCAATTCGGCGTTCGTTTCCGGTTACAGTTCGCTGCCCGATGGCGCCTCGGAGGCCGACCGACGCGCCGAGGGCCAGAAGACGCTGATCGCGACGGTCAGCCAGCTGTCCGGGATGAAGGTTGACCATTACGTCGAAGTGTCGCTGCTCGGCTTCTACGACCTCACCGAAGCCCTCGGCGGTATCGAGGTCAACCTCTGCGAACCGGCGTACGACCCTTCGCAGAACTCGGGCGCAGACTTTCCTGCCGGTAAGCAGACCCTCGACGGTTCGCAAGCGCTGAGCTTTGTGCGGCAGCGCGAAGGCCTGAACAACGGCGACCTCGATCGCATCAAGCGGCAGCAATTTTTCGTCGGCGCCGTACTACGCAAGGTGCTTGATCAGGATCTGCTCGACTTGGCAAACATCGGCAAACTCACCGACATCATCGACGCCCTGACCGGCACCATCAACTACAGCAAGGGCTTGGACCCGCTGAAACTGGCCGACCAGATGAGCGCGGTGGCCGCGGGTGATGTCACGTTCCAGACGGTGCCGGTCGCGAATCAGGACGGCAAGATCGGTGAGACCTCCGTCGTACTGCTGGAAGATCAGGACTCGCTGGATGAGTTCTTCGAGAACCTGTCCGGCGGTGGCACACAGCAGGACGACGCGCCTGCCACCGAGACGACTGAAGCCCCCGAAACGCTCGACCCTGCTGAGGTCAGCGTCGAGGTCTACAACGGCACCACGTCTGAGGGCGCCGGGCAAACTGCTGCGGACACCCTGACCGAGGACGGCTTCACCGTGACCGGCGTCCTGCCTGCCGCGACCGCCGACTGGACCGAAAGCGTCGTGCAGTACCCGGCGGGTATGGAGGCCGAAGCCGCGACCGTGGCTGCGGCCGTCGGTGGCGGGACGAAAACCGAAGAGACCGCCGATATCAGCTCCGTGATGCTGATCGTCGGCACCGACTATCCCGGTCTGCCTGGTGGCTCGTCCCAGTCCGGTTCCACCGACTCCGGCTCTACCGACTCCGGCTCTACCGGCTCCGGTTCTACCGACTCCGGTTCTACCGACTCCGGTTCTTCACAGACGGAGGCGCCGCAGGGCGGCGACGAGGAGCCGAGCCAGCCGGCCGACGATGTCATGACGGCCGACGAAGGAACCTGCGTCTACTAGACCAGTCACCGCTCGCGCTTCATGCCTCGCCCGTCGTGCGGCATCCGTTCGGGCTTGGGGTCGGGGTCGGGTCGGCGT contains:
- a CDS encoding LCP family protein — its product is MNDDRRDEQSLPDSLDPRLTKPVRSRTQRTTSWVLAVRVLCGVLSVVLLGGAAYGTALLNRIQTSAGTLDSTDGEHNVDRVGNFDDENILVVGNDSRDGYSQEDLEKIGASDEGSMATDSIMLIHVPANGESASVVSFPRDSWVDIPGFGESKINSAFVSGYSSLPDGASEADRRAEGQKTLIATVSQLSGMKVDHYVEVSLLGFYDLTEALGGIEVNLCEPAYDPSQNSGADFPAGKQTLDGSQALSFVRQREGLNNGDLDRIKRQQFFVGAVLRKVLDQDLLDLANIGKLTDIIDALTGTINYSKGLDPLKLADQMSAVAAGDVTFQTVPVANQDGKIGETSVVLLEDQDSLDEFFENLSGGGTQQDDAPATETTEAPETLDPAEVSVEVYNGTTSEGAGQTAADTLTEDGFTVTGVLPAATADWTESVVQYPAGMEAEAATVAAAVGGGTKTEETADISSVMLIVGTDYPGLPGGSSQSGSTDSGSTDSGSTGSGSTDSGSTDSGSSQTEAPQGGDEEPSQPADDVMTADEGTCVY